In the Candidatus Neomarinimicrobiota bacterium genome, GCCTGCTGGAGACCACTGAAATAGATTGTAGCACCGCTGAGCGGATCGCAGAGTCGAAAGTGGCTGAGATCGATAGGAAAATTCAATCACTGCAGACCATGAAGCGTGCCCTGCTGGAATTCAAGCAGCAATGTGCTGAGCAAAGCCCGGATGGCATGTGCATCATAAATGAAATTTATCAACCGAACAAGACCGGCATGGCAATCGAATCGTTGAGGACATAAAAAAATGAAGTCAATGGTTAGTTTCATTACCATCGTTGGATTGTTCCCCTTGCAATTAACCCATAAAATGGAGAGTACCACCATGAGTATAAGCATAGCAGAAAAGTCAAATGAGTCAGCAATCGCCTGCACGCGCGAGCCGGGTGTGTTGAGTCCCGAGCAAAGAGAACGTCATCAGGCCTTAGGTCAGCAAATGATGTCAGCAGTCCAGGAGGTTCAGGAACTTCCTGATGGGTACGCTATCCGATATTCCGCAGAGACGGTGAGCGTTCTAACCCTGGCAGAATTCATCACATTTGAGCGTCTTTGCTGTCGCTTCCTCAACTTTGGGCTTGAGGTCGAGCGTGAAGAGGGGCCAGTCTGGCTACGGTTAACAGGGGGTGAAGGTGTTAAGGAATTTCTGCGGGCGGAAATTGGCATCAGCTGAGAGTAAAGTCGGAGGAAGAAGGTACTGTGGGGCCAGGTGATTGCGGCAACCGGCGAGGAGGCCGAACATGGCCGACCTTGGCCAGTTGCTACCAAAGTGAAAACTGGCCCCCAAGACCAACGAGGATCGCGAACTACCGAGCAAAGTCAGGTCCGCTACATAGAGATCCTCAATCAGTGAAACCAAGGAGCTAGAGATGCTCACTC is a window encoding:
- a CDS encoding MerR family transcriptional regulator: MEQLTIGKAARRAGVGVETIRFYERRGLIPQPPTRESGYRQYTQEVVSCIRFIRDVKELGFTLREIGELLSLLETTEIDCSTAERIAESKVAEIDRKIQSLQTMKRALLEFKQQCAEQSPDGMCIINEIYQPNKTGMAIESLRT